Proteins encoded by one window of Castor canadensis chromosome 2, mCasCan1.hap1v2, whole genome shotgun sequence:
- the Upp1 gene encoding uridine phosphorylase 1 isoform X2 has translation MATAEARAKELENHHNDCLVQLSNPNIATMKEDVLYHFSLSTSTHNFPAMFGDVKFVCVGGSPSRMNSFINYVAVELGLGRPGDEYPNICAGTDRYAMYKVGPVLSVSHGMGIPSIAIMLHELIKLLYHARCSNVTIIRIGTSGGIGLEPGSVVITRQAVDACFKAEFEQLVLGKRVVRSTDLDEQLVQELLQCSVDLSEFTTVVGNTMCTLDFYEGQGRLDGALCSYTEKDKQAYLRAAHAAGIRNIEMESSVFAAMCSMCGLRAAVVCVTLLDRLQGDQISSPHEVLVEYQQRPQRLVGYFIKKSLRQP, from the exons ATGGCGACAGCAGAAGCCAGAGCAAAGGAACTTGAAAATCATCACAA TGACTGCCTCGTTCAGCTTTCAAATCCAAACATAGCGACAATGAAGGAAGatgttctctaccacttcagcctgAGCACGAGCACACACAATTTCCCTGCTATGTTTGGTGATGTGAAG TTTGTGTGTGTTGGTGGAAGCCCCTCTCGGATGAACTCCTTCATCAACTATGTGGCCGTGGAGCTGGGACTTGGACGTCCAGGGGATGAGTATCCCAACATCTGTGCGGGAACTGACCGCTACGCCATGTATAAAGTTGGACCGGTTCTGTCCGTGAGT CACGGTATGGGCATTCCTTCTATCGCCATCATGTTACATGAACTCATCAAGCTGCTGTACCATGCCAGGTGCTCCAATGTCACCATCATCCGCATTGGCACTTCTGGTGGGATAG GTCTGGAGCCTGGCTCAGTGGTCATCACCCGGCAAGCAGTGGATGCCTGCTTCAAGGCGGAGTTTGAGCAGCTTGTCCTGGGGAAGCGGGTGGTTCGGAGTACAGACCTAGACGAGCAGCTGGTGCAGGAGTTGCTGCAGTGCTCTGTAGACCTGAGCGAGTTCACCACTGTTGTGGGAAACACCATGTGTACCTTGGACTTCTATGAAG GGCAAGGTCGTCTGGATGGTGCCCTCTGCTCCTACACGGAGAAGGACAAGCAGGCCTATTTGCGAGCTGCCCACGCTGCGGGCATCAGAAACATCGAGATGGAATCTTCAGTCTTTGCTGCCATGTGCAGTATGTGTGGCCTCCGAG CGGCCGTGGTGTGTGTCACCCTCCTGGACCGACTGCAGGGGGACCAGATCAGCAGCCCACACGAGGTGCTGGTCGAGTACCAACAGAGACCACAGCGGCTGGTGGGCTACTTCATTAAGAAAAGCCTCAGGCAACCCTGA
- the Upp1 gene encoding uridine phosphorylase 1 isoform X1, translating into MATAEARAKELENHHNDCLVQLSNPNIATMKEDVLYHFSLSTSTHNFPAMFGDVKFVCVGGSPSRMNSFINYVAVELGLGRPGDEYPNICAGTDRYAMYKVGPVLSVSHGMGIPSIAIMLHELIKLLYHARCSNVTIIRIGTSGGIGLEPGSVVITRQAVDACFKAEFEQLVLGKRVVRSTDLDEQLVQELLQCSVDLSEFTTVVGNTMCTLDFYEGVLMCLCCRARSSGWCPLLLHGEGQAGLFASCPRCGHQKHRDGIFSLCCHVQYVWPPSGRGVCHPPGPTAGGPDQQPTRGAGRVPTETTAAGGLLH; encoded by the exons ATGGCGACAGCAGAAGCCAGAGCAAAGGAACTTGAAAATCATCACAA TGACTGCCTCGTTCAGCTTTCAAATCCAAACATAGCGACAATGAAGGAAGatgttctctaccacttcagcctgAGCACGAGCACACACAATTTCCCTGCTATGTTTGGTGATGTGAAG TTTGTGTGTGTTGGTGGAAGCCCCTCTCGGATGAACTCCTTCATCAACTATGTGGCCGTGGAGCTGGGACTTGGACGTCCAGGGGATGAGTATCCCAACATCTGTGCGGGAACTGACCGCTACGCCATGTATAAAGTTGGACCGGTTCTGTCCGTGAGT CACGGTATGGGCATTCCTTCTATCGCCATCATGTTACATGAACTCATCAAGCTGCTGTACCATGCCAGGTGCTCCAATGTCACCATCATCCGCATTGGCACTTCTGGTGGGATAG GTCTGGAGCCTGGCTCAGTGGTCATCACCCGGCAAGCAGTGGATGCCTGCTTCAAGGCGGAGTTTGAGCAGCTTGTCCTGGGGAAGCGGGTGGTTCGGAGTACAGACCTAGACGAGCAGCTGGTGCAGGAGTTGCTGCAGTGCTCTGTAGACCTGAGCGAGTTCACCACTGTTGTGGGAAACACCATGTGTACCTTGGACTTCTATGAAG GTGTTCTCATGTGTCTGTGCTGCAGGGCAAGGTCGTCTGGATGGTGCCCTCTGCTCCTACACGGAGAAGGACAAGCAGGCCTATTTGCGAGCTGCCCACGCTGCGGGCATCAGAAACATCGAGATGGAATCTTCAGTCTTTGCTGCCATGTGCAGTATGTGTGGCCTCCGAG CGGCCGTGGTGTGTGTCACCCTCCTGGACCGACTGCAGGGGGACCAGATCAGCAGCCCACACGAGGTGCTGGTCGAGTACCAACAGAGACCACAGCGGCTGGTGGGCTACTTCATTAA